In the genome of Campylobacter avium LMG 24591, the window TCTTTTACTCTTGCATAGAAAATAACGCAAGAAAGGTTGTTGAAAACCAACTCTTATACGAAAATGGCAGATACGAAATAGATTTTGCAAATTTAGAAAAAGAACTTAGCAATCCCAAGGCTTCGATTATGATTTTATGCAACCCGCACAACCCAAGCGGCAAAATTTACACACAAAAAGAATTAGAAAAAATTTCTAAGCTATGTAAAAAATACGAAGTCTTATTAATTAGCGATGAAATTCACTGCGATATCAGCACACAGCCTTACACCCCTCTTGCAAAGATAGATAAAAACTCTGTAACAGTAACATCTCCAAGCAAAGCTTTTAACATAGCCGCGCTTCACTCAGCAAGCATAATAACTGAAAATGAAAAACTAAGATACAAGATAAAAGAGGCCATAAACACAGATGAAATAGCAGAGCCAAATTCCTTTGCTATAGAAGCAAGCATAGCAGCTTATAAGCACTCGCACAAATGGCTTGATGAGCTAAATTTATACATAGAAGAAAACAAAAATTTCACAAAAAACTTTCTAAGCAAAAATACTGATTTGTTTGTAAGCGGAGGCGAGGCGACTTATTTAATGTGGATTGATTGTGAAAGCATTAGCAACAATACTGATAAGTTTTGCGAATTTTTAAGAAAAAAACACAAACTTTACGCGCAAAAAGGCTCTATTTACAGAGGAAACGGACAAAAATTTATAAGGCTTAATATAGCAACTTCAAGAGAAACCTTAAAAGAAGGATTAAAAAGATTAGAAAATGCTTTTAAGGAGGCTAAAAAATTAGCATAGTTGTTTTACAGGCTTGTTAATCCTTAGTTTACTATATTTTATCACACTACATAATAAAATAAAGGAAGTCTATGCCTGTTTTAATCAAAGCGCAAAATTTATGTCTTGGCTATGATGAGCTTGTGATTAATAAGGCAAATTTTACCTTTAAAGATAGTGATTTTATCTTCATCACAGGCAAAAGCGGCAGCGGAAAATCAACCCTGCTTAAGTCCTTTTATGGCGATTTAGAGCCACTTTCTGGCAAGCTAACAGTTTGTGATAATGAACTTGATAATATCTCCAATGCAAATTTATTACAACTTAGACAAAAAATAGGCATAATTTTTCAAGACTATAAACTC includes:
- a CDS encoding MalY/PatB family protein, yielding MNFDTKHNRFSTNSVKWNVPKDEIAMWVADMDFRCSKAIIDSMQKKLELGIFGYEFVPKAYYEAVVFWYKSRHNLSLKANSILFCNGVIPAISSMIRKLSSVNDHIIVQSPIYNVFYSCIENNARKVVENQLLYENGRYEIDFANLEKELSNPKASIMILCNPHNPSGKIYTQKELEKISKLCKKYEVLLISDEIHCDISTQPYTPLAKIDKNSVTVTSPSKAFNIAALHSASIITENEKLRYKIKEAINTDEIAEPNSFAIEASIAAYKHSHKWLDELNLYIEENKNFTKNFLSKNTDLFVSGGEATYLMWIDCESISNNTDKFCEFLRKKHKLYAQKGSIYRGNGQKFIRLNIATSRETLKEGLKRLENAFKEAKKLA